Proteins encoded together in one Thermococcus barophilus MP window:
- a CDS encoding KH domain-containing protein encodes MIERLKQMLRVEVIDVEYSGDRIIVYVPKDQVRIAVGSGGSAVKAAELVLGKKIEIRGR; translated from the coding sequence ATGATTGAACGCTTAAAGCAGATGCTCCGGGTTGAGGTAATAGATGTTGAATACTCCGGGGACAGGATTATAGTGTATGTCCCGAAGGATCAGGTTAGAATTGCTGTTGGAAGTGGAGGTTCTGCTGTAAAAGCTGCGGAGCTTGTCTTAGGAAAAAAGATTGAAATCAGGGGGAGATAG